One segment of Streptomyces sp. TG1A-8 DNA contains the following:
- a CDS encoding cytochrome P450, producing MTDQPHPPTADDSAPALFTWEFAANPYPAYAWLREHAPVHRTRLPSGVEAWLVTRYGDARQALADQRLSKDPAHHDEPAHARGRTGIPGERKAELMTHLLNIDPPDHTRLRRLVSKAFTPRRVAEFAPRVQELTDLLIDRFARTGSADLIHEFAFPLPIHAVCDLLGVPREDQDDFRDWAGMMIRHGGGPRGGVARSVKRMRGYLADLIHRKRAALPAEPTPGEDLISGLIRASDHGEHLTENEAAAMAFILLFAGFETTVNLIGNGTYALLTHPGQRHRLQRSLAAGDRDLLETGVEELLRYDGPVELATWRFATRPLTLGGQDIAAGDPVLVVLAAADRDPERFADPDVLDLARRDNQHLGYGHGIHYCLGAPLARLEGQTALATLLTRLPDLRLAADPAELRWRGGLIMRGLRTLPVEFTPST from the coding sequence GTGACCGACCAGCCCCACCCCCCGACGGCCGACGACTCCGCCCCCGCCCTGTTCACCTGGGAGTTCGCCGCCAACCCCTACCCCGCCTACGCCTGGCTGAGGGAGCACGCCCCGGTGCACCGGACGCGGCTGCCCAGCGGGGTCGAGGCATGGCTGGTCACCCGGTACGGCGACGCCCGGCAGGCCCTCGCCGACCAGCGGCTGAGCAAGGACCCCGCGCACCACGACGAGCCCGCGCACGCCAGGGGCAGGACCGGCATCCCCGGCGAGCGCAAGGCCGAGCTGATGACGCACCTGCTGAACATCGACCCGCCGGACCACACCCGCCTGCGCCGGCTGGTGAGCAAGGCGTTCACGCCCCGCCGGGTCGCCGAGTTCGCGCCCCGCGTGCAGGAGCTGACCGATCTGCTCATCGACCGGTTCGCGCGGACCGGCTCCGCCGACCTCATCCACGAGTTCGCCTTCCCGCTCCCCATCCACGCCGTCTGCGACCTGCTCGGCGTCCCGCGCGAGGACCAGGACGACTTCCGGGACTGGGCGGGCATGATGATCCGGCACGGGGGAGGACCGCGCGGCGGGGTCGCGCGGTCGGTCAAGAGGATGCGGGGCTACCTCGCCGACCTCATCCACCGCAAGCGGGCGGCGCTGCCCGCCGAGCCCACCCCGGGCGAGGACCTGATCTCCGGCCTCATCCGCGCCTCCGACCACGGCGAGCACCTCACCGAGAACGAGGCCGCCGCCATGGCCTTCATCCTCCTCTTCGCCGGTTTCGAGACCACCGTCAACCTCATCGGCAACGGCACCTACGCCCTGCTCACCCACCCCGGGCAGCGCCACCGGCTGCAGCGGTCCCTGGCCGCGGGCGACCGGGACCTGCTGGAGACCGGCGTGGAGGAACTGCTCCGCTACGACGGCCCGGTGGAGCTGGCCACCTGGCGGTTCGCCACCCGGCCGCTCACCCTCGGCGGACAGGACATCGCCGCCGGGGACCCGGTGCTCGTCGTCCTCGCCGCCGCCGACCGGGACCCGGAGCGGTTCGCGGACCCGGACGTGCTGGACCTCGCCCGGCGCGACAACCAGCACCTCGGCTACGGCCACGGCATCCACTACTGCCTCGGCGCCCCGCTCGCCCGGCTGGAGGGCCAGACCGCGCTCGCCACCCTCCTGACCCGCCTGCCCGACCTGCGGCTCGCGGCGGACCCGGCCGAACTGCGCTGGCGCGGCGGACTCATCATGCGCGGCCTGCGCACACTCCCCGTGGAGTTCACGCCGAGCACCTGA